A region from the Acomys russatus chromosome 24, mAcoRus1.1, whole genome shotgun sequence genome encodes:
- the Cfap157 gene encoding cilia- and flagella-associated protein 157: MAPKKKPNKGGKEIEGKKKKGGKKDTNAPRKSPESAMIEELKEFYHKQIQDLEDRLARYQRKWDELAVQEKLFRQEFEQLATNKKEIVAFLKRTLNQRVDEITDLNDQLQNLQMAKEMEKDAFEAQLAQVRHEFQETKDQLTTENIALAGKLTSLEEFRLQKEELTEKFLVLEDQLQKQEGEYKNYVYNLEKKSVLDKDRLRKEIIQRVNLVATEFRKVATNQMWETTRRAILENSSMTLQLSKVSQEGMQLLQENEQLRGTRDKLYQQLELLENTQEIMARNNRGHQKIILMLTEKCRQQRQDTEEMEHLRLLLSQQEQTIQQLQKEHQTLKSEKEQVEEQLREQQAKANRLQEELTEKEKVRANLETVLAQATSLLRDIVQMRTDAEDGDFDVVFQLQRKELLQQLLALLSSAVVSKIHLHVGPHQDKQTQGLPKESQLSTQKSKMAAASLLQQLSTITTYQPGDLGLVPRRVRIPPNPQDLRSLSHITRMGICQSQNTNEIYPSGTLKRFRKFSLPRRFLHRK; this comes from the exons ATGGCTCCCAAAAAGAAGCCaaacaaaggaggaaaggagattgaaggcaagaagaagaaagggggcaaGAAGGACACCAATGCACCCAGGAAGTCTCCAGAGTCGGCCATGATAGAGGAGCTGAAGGAATTCTACCACAAACAGATCCAGGACCTGGAGGACAGGCTGGCCCG GTACCAGCGGAAGTGGGATGAGCTGGCTGTGCAAGAGAAGCTCTTCCGCCAGGAGTTTGAGCAGCTAGCCACCAACAAGAAGGAGATTGTGGCCTTCCTCAAGCGGACACTGAACCAGAGAGTGGACGAGATCACGGACCTCAATGACCAGCTGCAGAACCTACAGATGGccaaggagatggagaaggatgcTTTCGAGGCCCAGCTGGCCCAAGTGCGCCATGAATTCCAGGAAACCAAGGACCAGCTCACCACAGAGAACATCGCCCTGG CGGGGAAGCTGACCTCGCTGGAAGAGTTCCGGCTGCAGAAAGAGGAACTCACGGAGAAGTTCTTGGTCCTGGAGGACCagctgcagaagcaggaaggcGAGTACAAGAACTACGTGTACAACCTGGAGAAGAAGTCCGTGCTGGACAAGGACAG GCTGAGAAAGGAAATCATCCAGCGCGTGAACCTGGTAGCCACTGAGTTCCGAAAGGTGGCCACCAACCAGATGTGGGAGACGACCAGGCGGGCCATCTTAGAGAACAGCAGCATGACACTGCAGCTGTCCAAGGTGTCCCAGGAAGGCATGCAGCTGTTGCAGGAGAACGAGCAGCTCAGGGGCACAAGGGACAAGCTGTACCAACAGCTGGAGCTGCTGGAGAACACCCAAGAGATCATGGCCCGGAACAACAGGGGCCACCAGAAG ATCATCCTCATGCTGACTGAGAAGTGCCGCCAGCAGAGACAGGACACAGAGGAGATGGAGCATCTGCGCCTCCTGCTGTCGCAGCAGGAGCAGACCATCCAGCAACTGCAGAAGGAGCACCAGACCCTCAA GAGCGAGAAAGAGCAGGTGGAAGAGCAGTTGAGGGAGCAGCAGGCAAAGGCGAACAGGCTACAAGAAGAGCTGACTGAGAAGGAAAAGGTTCGGGCCAACCTGGAAACAGTCCTGGCCCAGGCCACCTCCCTCCTACGGGACATTGTGCAG ATGAGAACGGACGCAGAGGATGGCGACTTCGATGTGGTGTTCCAACTGCAGCGCAAGGAGCTGCTGCAGCAATTGCTGGCTCTGCTCAGCTCGGCTGTGGTTTCAAAAATACACCTGCATGTGGGTCCCCACCAGGACAAGCAGACCCAGGGCCTGCCCAAAGAGAG CCAACTCAGCACCCAGAAATCCAAGATGGCGGCCGCCTCTCTGCTCCAGCAGCTCTCTACCATTACAACCTACCAGCCAGGAGATCTAGGGCTGGTGCCCCGTCGGGTCCGCATCCCACCCAACCCCCAGGATCTCAGGTCACTCTCCCACATTACCCGAATGGGAATCTGCCAGTCACAGAATACTAACGAG ATCTACCCATCCGGCACTCTCAAAAGGTTCAGAAAGTTTAGCCTTCCTAGACGTTTCCTACACCGCAAGTAG
- the Ptrh1 gene encoding probable peptidyl-tRNA hydrolase has translation MLQFGLFRPGMRRSWALSRQVSEAQFPRKRWLVAGLGNPGMPGTRHSVGMAVLGQIARRLGVAESWARDSRCAADLALAPLGDAQLVLLRPRRLMNVNGRSVAQAAELFGLTAEEIYLVHDELDKPLGKLALKLGGSARGHNGVRSCISCLKSSAMPRLRVGIGRPTHPNMVEAHVLGRFSPEEQELLPPLLDQATDLLLDHIQARSQGPLPGL, from the exons ATGTTGCAGTTTGGCCTTTTTCGGCCCGGGATGCGGCGGAGTTGGGCCTTGAGCCGGCAGGTTTCCGAGGCCCAGTTCCCCAGGAAGCGGTGGCTG GTAGCTGGCTTGGGGAACCCTGGAATGCCTGGCACTCGGCACAGCGTGGGCATGGCAGTGCTGGGACAAATTGCGCGGCGACTAGGAGTGGCGGAGAGCTGGGCTCGTGACTCCCGCTGCGCTGCCGATCTCGCCCTGGCCCCGCTTGGAGATGCCCAGCTGGTACTGCTCCGACCCCGGCGCCTCATGAACGTCAATGGGCGCAGCGTGGCCCAAGCTG cGGAGCTGTTTGGGCTGACTGCAGAGGAGATCTATCTGGTACATGACGAACTGGACAAGCCCCTGGGAAAGCTGGCGCTGAAGCTGGGGGGCAGTGCAAG GGGCCATAATGGAGTCCGTTCCTGCATTAGCTGTCTCAAGTCCAGC GCAATGCCAAGGCTGCGGGTAGGCATCGGGCGCCCTACACACCCTAATATGGTGGAGGCTCATGTTCTGGGCCGCTTCTCCCCGGAGGAGCAGGAGCTACTGCCCCCATTGCTGGATCAGGCCACCGACCTGCTCCTGGACCACATCCAAGCTCGAAGCCAGGGTCCACTGCCAGGCCTCTAA